Proteins from one Mus pahari chromosome 18, PAHARI_EIJ_v1.1, whole genome shotgun sequence genomic window:
- the Ston1 gene encoding stonin-1, protein MYSTNPGSWVTFDDDPAFQSSQKRKDFSLETQGVCRPNGLKLTLPTLRDPPSTPSSASSTPLSSPMVDFYFSPGPPSNSPLSTPTKDFPGFPGIPKAGTHALYPIPECSSSSAPTAAGGAGPPLLLTKPSCSPPVSLPSGHSHTQPTPTLGLTEDSGRQRVQSEAEARQFEYFQDDCAFSNPFWKDEGSASQLPLDSLASRKPFSPKDKEVPSDHKSLTQCSLNYICEKLEHLHSAETQDSLGNLSMQNPYAGDTVSFVPHTLFRSQPRAGWSFMLRIPEKKNMMSSRQWGPIFLKVLPGGILQMYYEKGLEKPFKEFQLDPHCRLSEPKLENFSMAGKIHTVKVEHVSYSEKRKYHSKTEVVHEPEVEQMLKLGSTEHCDFLEFLTTVEEELIKLPATAKPKNKNYEEQEICLDILDNFWGKATKEGQLVESAVVTQICCLCFLNGPAECFLALNDLELQKRDECYFEKEPEKKGIDILNYHFHTCVKAEEFKQSRIIKFVPLDACRFELMRFKTSYEGGELPFAVKSVVTVQGAYVELQAFVNMTPAGSLRSCNNIMIHFPVPAQWIKALWTRNLQRQKSLKAKMNRRACLGSLQEPESEPVIQVTVGSAKYESAYRAVVWKIDRLPDKNSSPDQPHCLSYKLELGSDQEVPSDWYPFATIQFSMSEACASRTEVRSLGVESDAQPQKHVCQRACYNIQVEIEKKWIQVDGDDPDKTGGCVTQ, encoded by the exons ATGTATTCTACAAACCCTGGCAGCTGGGTCACCTTTGACGATGACCCTGCTTTTCAatcttctcagaaaagaaaggatttttctCTGGAGACTCAAGGTGTTTGCAGACCAAATGGACTGAAGCTGACCCTTCCTACCCTCCGGGACCCTCCCAGCACCCCCTCCTCTGCCAGCAGCACCCCCCTGTCCTCTCCCATGGTGGACTTTTATTTCAGTCCAGGACCCCCAAGCAACTCCCCTCTCTCTACACCCACCAAAGACTTCCCAGGGTTCCCCGGCATCCCGAAAGCAGGGACACATGCGCTTTATCCTATTCCAGAGTGTTCTTCCAGCAGTGCTCCCACAGCAGCGGGAGGAGCGGGTCCCCCACTATTACTTACTAAGCCAAGCTGCTCACCCCCTGTATCGTTACCCAGTGGCCACTCCCACACTCAGCCGACCCCCACACTCGGTCTTACAGAAGACTCCGGCCGTCAGCGGGTCCAAAGCGAGGCTGAGGCTCGGCAGTTCGAATATTTTCAGGACGATTGTGCTTTCTCCAACCCATTTTGGAAAGATGAAGGCAGCGCTTCTCAGCTCCCCCTTGACTCCCTGGCAAGCAGAAAACCGTTCTCACCGAAGGACAAGGAGGTACCAAGTGATCACAAAAGCCTAACCCAGTGCTCACTGAACTACATCTGTGAGAAGCTGGAACACTTGCACTCAGCGGAGACCCAAGACTCTCTTGGAAATTTGTCTATGCAGAACCCCTATGCCGGAGACACGGTCTCTTTTGTCCCACACACCCTCTTCCGGAGTCAGCCCAGAGCTGGATGGTCCTTCATGCTGAGGATTCCCGAGAAGAAGAACATGATGTCTTCCCGGCAATGGGGACCCATTTTCCTAAAGGTTCTTCCAGGAGGGATTCTGCAAATGTATTATGAGAAGGGGCTAGAAAAACCATTCAAAGAGTTCCAGCTCGATCCACATTGCAGGCTTTCGGAGCCCAAACTTGAGAACTTCAGCATGGCAGGAAAAATCCACACCGTGAAGGTGGAACACGTGTCTTactcagagaaaaggaaataccACTCCAAGACGGAGGTGGTTCACGAGCCGGAAGTGGAGCAGATGCTGAAGCTGGGGTCCACGGAACACTGTGACTTCCTTGAGTTTCTGACGACCGTAGAAGAGGAGCTAATAAAGCTGCCGGCTACTGCAAAACCCAAGAACAAAAACTATGAGGAACAAGAAATCTGCCTGGACATTCTGGATAATTTCTGGGGTAAAGCAACCAAAGAGGGGCAGCTGGTGGAAAGCGCTGTGGTAACtcagatctgctgcctctgctttctcaACGGGCCCGCGGAATGTTTCTTAGCCTTAAATGACCTTGAGCTCCAGAAACGGGATGAATGCTATTTTGAGAAAGAACCCGAAAAAAAGGGGATTGATATTCTTAACTACCATTTCCATACGTGTGTGAAAGCTGAAGAATTTAAACAGTCCAGAATCATTAAGTTCGTACCTCTGGATGCTTGCCGGTTTGAGCTGATGCGTTTCAAAACCTCTTATGAAGGGGGTGAGCTTCCCTTTGCAGTGAAGTCTGTAGTAACCGTCCAGGGGGCCTATGTGGAGCTGCAGGCCTTTGTCAACATGACCCCAGCAGGTTCCTTGAGGAGCTGTAACAATATCATGATTCATTTTCCTGTCCCAGCCCAGTGGATCAAGGCCCTCTGGACCAGGAACCTTCAGAGGCAGAAGTCCCTGAAAGCCAAAATGAACCGTCGGGCTTGTCTGGGGAGTTTACAGGAGCCTGAATCTGAACCTGTCATTCAGGTCACTGTGGGGTCAGCAAAATATGAGAGCGCCTACCGGGCTGTGGTGTGGAAGATAGATCGGCTTCCGGATAAAAACTCAA GTCCTGATCAGCCCCATTGTCTGTCATACAAACTGGAGCTTGGGTCAGACCAGGAGGTTCCCTCAGATTGGTATCCATTTGCTACCATCCAGTTTTCCATGTCTGAAGCCTGTGCCTCAAGGACAGAGGTGAGGTCGCTGGGAGTGGAGAGTGATGCCCAACCTCAGAAGCACGTGTGTCAGCGAGCTTGCTACAACATCCAG gttgaaatagaaaagaagtggATTCAAGTAGATGGAGACGACCCAGATAAAACCGGTGGCTGTGTGACTCAGTAA